A DNA window from Hordeum vulgare subsp. vulgare chromosome 1H, MorexV3_pseudomolecules_assembly, whole genome shotgun sequence contains the following coding sequences:
- the LOC123409305 gene encoding beta-amylase 1, chloroplastic-like produces the protein MAFNLAQSGAAAASFAPSTARRVAAPDSVTAQRNAYQMPSLRLQRREACKPSVAPSRPAMPMACRAHGSKARRSGVPVFVMMPLDTVNKCGSGLNRRKAMAASLAALKSAGVEGIMVDVWWGTVESEGPGKYNFAGYMELMKLARKTGLKVQAVMSFHQCGGNVGDSVNVPLPRWVTEEMDKDQDLTYTDQWGRRNYEYVSLGCDAMPVLKGRTPVQCYTDFMRAFRDHFADFLGNTIVEIQVGLGPAGELRFPSYPESNGTWRFPGIGAFQCYDRYMLSSLKAAAEAAGKPEWGFTGPTDAGGYLSWPEDTLFFRQDGGGWDSQYGQFFMSWYSQMLQDHGDRVLSGATSVFGSTPDVHLSAKVAGIHWHYGTRSHAPELTAGYYNTRHHDGYQHIARMLARHGAVLNFTCVEMRDHEQPQDAQCMPEGLVRQVAAAARAAGIGLAGENALPRYDDTAHDQVVGTAAERAEEDRMVAFTYLRMGPDLFQPDNWRRFAAFVKRMSKSGSCREAAEREAHGVAHATGSLVHEAATALRC, from the exons ATGGCATTCAACTTGGCCCAGAGCGGCGCGGCAGCAGCCTCCTTCGCTCCATCCACCGCGCGCCGTGTGGCCGCGCCTGACTCTGTCACCGCACAGAGGAATGCGTATCAGATGCCAAGTCTGAGGCTGCAGAGGCGGGAGGCGTGCAAGCCGTCGGTGGCACCGTCGAGGCCGGCGATGCCGATGGCGTGCCGGGCTCACGGGTCGAAGGCGAGGAGGTCCGGGGTGCCGGTGTTCGTGATGATGCCGCTGGACACCGTCAACAAGTGCGGGAGCGGGCTGAACCGGAGGAAGGCCATGGCCGCCAGCCTCGCGGCGCTCAAGAGCGCGGGCGTGGAAGGCATCATGGTGGACGTGTGGTGGGGCACCGTGGAGAGCGAGGGGCCCGGCAAGTACAACTTCGCCGGGTACATGGAGCTCATGAAGTTGGCGCGCAAGACCGGGCTCAAGGTGCAGGCCGTCATGTCCTTCCACCAGTGCGGCGGCAACGTTGGCGACTCCGTCAA CGTCCCACTGCCGAGGTGGGTAACGGAGGAGATGGACAAGGACCAGGACCTCACCTACACCGACCAATGGGGACGCCGTAACTACGAGTATGTCTCGCTCGGCTGCGACGCCATGCCGGTCCTCAAGGGTCGCACCCCCGTCCAGTGCTACACCGACTTCATGCGCGCCTTCCGCGACCACTTCGCAGACTTCCTTGGCAACACCATCGTC GAAATCCAAGTCGGCCTGGGCCCGGCCGGCGAGCTGCGTTTCCCGTCTTACCCGGAGAGCAACGGTACCTGGAGGTTCCCCGGCATCGGCGCCTTCCAATGCTACGACAGG TACATGCTTAGCAGCCTGAAGGCAGCGGCGGAGGCGGCGGGCAAGCCGGAGTGGGGCTTCACCGGGCCAACGGACGCCGGTGGCTACCTTAGCTGGCCGGAGGACACGCTCTTCTTCCGTCAGGATGGCGGCGGCTGGGACAGCCAGTACGGCCAGTTCTTCATGTCCTGGTACTCGCAGATGCTCCAGGACCACGGCGACCGCGTGCTGTCGGGCGCGACGTCCGTGTTCGGCAGCACGCCGGATGTCCACCTCTCCGCCAAGGTGGCCGGCATCCACTGGCACTACGGCACCAGGTCCCACGCGCCGGAGCTCACCGCGGGATACTACAACACCAGGCACCACGACGGGTACCAGCACATCGCGCGCATGCTGGCCCGCCACGGCGCGGTGCTCAACTTCACCTGCGTGGAGATGCGCGACCATGAGCAGCCCCAGGACGCGCAGTGCATGCCCGAGGGCCTCGTGCGGCAGGTGGCCGCGGCCGCCCGCGCCGCCGGCATCGGCCTGGCCGGCGAGAACGCGCTGCCCCGGTACGACGACACGGCCCACGACCAGGTGGTGGGCACCGCCGCGGAGCGCGCCGAGGAGGACCGGATGGTGGCCTTCACGTACCTCCGCATGGGCCCCGACCTTTTCCAGCCCGACAACTGGCGCCGGTTCGCGGCGTTCGTGAAGCGCATGTCCAAGTCCGGGTCGTGCAGGGAGGCCGCGGAGCGGGAGGCGCACGGCGTCGCCCACGCCACGGGTTCCCTCGTGCACGAGGCCGCCACCGCGCTACGGTGCTGA
- the LOC123398352 gene encoding uncharacterized protein LOC123398352: MVAGGRSVPDLAAGAPGSTGLPSGGWCVAAAGDEGGGMAESRPTCGPWSLDCGRRSGGCNMSAAGQIRTDSTLVLSMTAQKTLGETLDLLRIERWRCLSIVAPLWGIDFEFAPVEGTNDADGTCLVAQVSMKIASTTVMADDGGVFDVLALSRHRR, from the coding sequence ATGGTGGCCGGTGGTCGATCTGTTCCAGATCTGGCCGCCGGTGCCCCGGGCAGCACGGGGCTACCCTCCGGTGGTTGGTGCGTCGCGGCCGCCGGGGACGAAGGTGGTGGCATGGCTGAATCTCGGCCCACGTGTGGGCCTTGGTCCCTGGATTGCGGTCGACGTAGTGGCGGGTGCAACATGTCGGCAGCTGGGCAGATCCGCACGGATTCTACCCTTGTCTTGTCCATGACAGCGCAgaaaactctgggggaaaccctagatctccTTCGGATCGAGCGATGGCGGTGTTTATCCATTGTAGCCCCTCTTTGGGGCATCGATTTTGAGTTTGCTCCGGTTGAAGGGACAAATGACGCCGACGGCACATGCCTGGTGGCGCAAGTGTCGATGAAAATTGCGTCGACTACGGTCATGGCGGACGATGGCGGCGTCTTTGATGTCCTTGCCTTGTCGAGACATCGTCGTTGA